In Oxalobacteraceae bacterium OTU3CINTB1, the sequence ATCAAGGATTTGAAGGGCAAGAAAGTCGGCGTCACGCGCGGCGGCATCCACGAGGTGTTGCTGATCGCCGAACTGGCGCAAGCCGGCCTGACCTCGTCCGACAAGCCGGGCAAGGATGTGCAGCTGGTGTTCCTTGCTTTCGCCGACCTGAACCAGGCGCTGATGGGTAAGAACCTCGACGCCATCATGCAGAGTGAGCCGCAATCGTCGCAGGCCATCAACAAGGGCTACGGCGTCGAGGTGATGAAGCCGTACGACACCGCCATCGGCGAGCCGGTGCGCACGATGGTGATGAGCGAGAAGTTCTACAACGAGAAGCGACCGCTGGCGCAGAAGTTCATGAACTGCTTCGTCCAGGCGACCAAGACGTTTATCGACAACCAGGCCGTCGCCGAGAAATACGTGCGCGAGTCGATGTTCAAGAACCAGATCACCAAGGACGACTTCGAGGACGCGATCAGCAATTCGCCTTACAGCTACGACGTCACCGCCGAGCACATCCAGATCACCACCGACATCATGCTCAAGACCGGCGTTGGCCGCATGAGCAAGCCGCCGGTGGCCAGGGATT encodes:
- a CDS encoding ABC transporter substrate-binding protein, coding for MPKPLPKFRLLALTAAIAFASTAQAQEVVRLGNLKFAHYGAVSYIKEIAPKCGLKVEEHIFAKGPDVMQAILAGELDVGATASEAAISGRANGAPIYVVAGFAKGGARLVARPNEGIKSIKDLKGKKVGVTRGGIHEVLLIAELAQAGLTSSDKPGKDVQLVFLAFADLNQALMGKNLDAIMQSEPQSSQAINKGYGVEVMKPYDTAIGEPVRTMVMSEKFYNEKRPLAQKFMNCFVQATKTFIDNQAVAEKYVRESMFKNQITKDDFEDAISNSPYSYDVTAEHIQITTDIMLKTGVGRMSKPPVARDWVKTDLLDASKKSLGIK